A part of Drosophila ananassae strain 14024-0371.13 chromosome 2R, ASM1763931v2, whole genome shotgun sequence genomic DNA contains:
- the LOC6507126 gene encoding mucin-5AC isoform X6 codes for MLYSATEKRKLIIKCVLSVVLFNQIVHIHAHSNPRLDKGYGIRDTEFAKNGDISPDENPANQWDSRTKSKDTTNSPNHTTTVDPDESTTSPAKDTTTENADESTTSPPEKTTSEDPDESTTSAPDETTAEDPGESTSSPPKETTTVDPIESTTSPPEESTIGDPEESTTSAPDDTTTEDPDESTTSAPDETTAEDPDESTTSAPDETTAVDPDESTTSAPEETTTEDPDDSTTFAPEETTTEDPDESTTSAPEETTTEDPNESTTSPSEESTTGEPDESTTSAPNDTTTEDPDESTTSAPDETTAEDPDESTTSAPEETTTEDPDESTTSAPDETTAEDPDASTTSAPDGTTAEDPDESTTSAPDETTAEDPDESTTSAPEETTTEDPDESTTSAPDETTAEDPDESTTSAPEETTTEDPDESTTSPSEESTTGDPDESTTSAPNDTTTEDPDDSTTSAPDETTAEDPDDSTTSAPEETTTEDPDESTTSAPDETTAEDPDDSTTSAPEETTTEDPDESTTSAPDETTAEDPDESTTSAPDGTTAEDPDESTTSAPEETTTEDPDESTTSAPDETTAEDPDASTTSAPDGTTAEDPDESTTSAPDETTAEDPDESTTSAPEETTTEDPDESTTSAPDETTAEDPDESTTSAPEETTTEDPDESTTSAPDETTAEDPDESTTSAPDETTAEDPDESTTSAPEETTTEDPDESTTSAPDETTAEDPDESTTSAPEETTTEDPDESTTSAPDETTAEDPDESTTSAPDETTAEDPDESTTSAPDGTTAEDPDESTTSAPEETTTEDPDESTTSAPDETTAEDPDESTTSAPDETTAEDPDVRTTSAPDETTAEDPDESTTSAPDGTTAEDPDESTTSAPEETTTEDPDESTTSAPDETTAEDPDASTTSAPDGTTAEDPDESTTSAPEETTTEDPDESTTSAPDETTAEDPDESTTSAPEETTTEDPDESTTSAPDETTAEDPDESTTSAPDETTAEDPDESTTSAPEETTTEDPDESTTSAPDETTAEDPDESTTSAPEETTTEDPDESTTSAPDETTAEDPDESTTSAPDETTAEDPDESTTSAPDGTTAEDPDESTTSAPEETTTEDPDESTTSAPDETTAEDPDESTTSAPDETTAEDPDVRTTSAPDETTAEDPDESTTSAPDGTTAEDPDESTTSAPEETTTEDTDESTTSAPEETTTEDPDESTTSAPEETTTEDPDESTTSAPEETTTEDTDESTTSAPDETTAEDPDESTTSAPEETTTEDPDESTTSAPDETTADDPDESTTSAPDGTTAEDPDESTTSAAEETTTEDPDESTTSAPDETTTEDPDESTTSAPDETTAEDPDESTTSAPEETTTEDPDESTTSAPDETTAEDPDESTTSAPDGTTAEDPDESTTSAPEETTTEDPDESTTSAPDETTADDPDESTTSAPDGTTAEDPDESTTSAAEETTTEDPDESTTSAPDETTAEDPDESTTSAPEETTTEDPDESTTSAPDETTAEDPDESTTSAPDGTTAEDPDESTTSAPEETTTEDPDESTTSAPDETTAEDPDESTTSAPDETTAEDPDESTTSAPEETTTEDPDESTTSAPEETTTEDPDESTTSAPEETTTEDPDESTTSAPEETTTEDPDESTTSAPEQTSTEDPEESTTSAPDETTAEDPDESTTSVPDETTAEDPDESTTSVPDETTAEDPDESTTSAPEQTSTEDPEESTTSAPDETTAEDPDESTTSVPDETTAEDPDESTTSAPEETTTEDPDERTTSSPDETTAEDPDERTTSAPDETTAQDPDESTTSAPEESTTEDPDESTTSAPEETTTAASDSTKPEQSTASAPTETTTLAPYESTSSAPEESSTAGQDSTEPGQTTTLVPEESPTTRSTSSSSGSETTSIPDTSTSSLPPLSCSSGYPYLPYPSDCRKFIQCSGNVEYIKECPPTLYWDYKNLVCVPDSSGCYGDEGIHEKPAENVCSGGASYVPDPSDCTKFVQCSNGQPFYLQCSPNLYWDPILNVCGWSDEYCHKDKLIDVKVCDAPGMKYDQFPGDCSRYIKCSESGGILMSCNLGLFWNPIENVCEKSKRFCN; via the exons ATGCTCTACAGTGCTACGGAGAAAcggaaattaataataaaatgcgTTTTATCGGTGGTGTTGTTCAACCAAATAGTGCACATTCACGCGCACTCGAATCCTCGTCTGGATAAGGGATACGGGATAAGGGATAcagaatttgcaaaaaatgGGGATATATCGCCCGATGAAAACCCTGCAAATCAGTGGGATTCTAGGACTAAATCAAAAGACACAACCAATTCGCCAAACCACACTACCACAGTAGATCCTGATGAGAGCACCACTTCTCCGGCAAAGGATACAACAACCGAGAATGCTGACGAGAGCACCACATCTCCGCCAGAGAAGACTACCAGCGAGGATCCTGACGAGAGCACAACTTCTGCGCCAGACGAAACAACCGCAGAGGATCCTGGCGAGAGCACCAGTTCTCCACCAAAGGAGACTACCACGGTGGATCCTATAGAGAGCACAACTTCTCCACCTGAGGAATCTACCATAGGGGATCCTGAAGAGAGCACAACTTCTGCTCCAGACGATACTACCACAGAGGATCCTGACGAGAGCACCACTTCTGCTCCAGACGAAACTACCGCCGAGGATCCTGACGAGAGCACCACTTCTGCTCCAGACGAAACTACCGCCGTGGATCCTGACGAGAGCACAACTTCTGCGCCAGAGGAGACTACAACTGAGGATCCTGACGATAGCACCACTTTTGCTCCAGAGGAGACTACAACTGAGGATCCTGACGAGAGCACAACTTCTGCGCCAGAGGAGACTACAACTGAGGATCCTAACGAGAGCACAACTTCTCCATCCGAGGAATCTACCACAGGGGAACCTGATGAGAGCACAACTTCTGCTCCAAACGATACTACCACAGAGGATCCTGACGAGAGCACCACTTCTGCTCCAGACGAAACTACCGCAGAGGATCCTGACGAGAGCACCACTTCTGCGCCAGAGGAGACTACAACTGAGGATCCTGACGAGAGCACAACTTCTGCGCCAGACGAAACTACCGCAGAGGATCCTGACGCGAGCACCACTTCTGCTCCAGACGGAACTACCGCAGAGGATCCTGACGAGAGCACAACTTCTGCGCCAGACGAAACTACCGCAGAGGATCCTGACGAGAGCACCACTTCTGCGCCAGAGGAGACTACAACTGAGGATCCTGACGAGAGCACAACTTCTGCGCCAGACGAAACTACCGCAGAGGATCCTGACGAGAGCACAACTTCTGCGCCAGAGGAGACTACAACTGAGGATCCTGACGAGAGCACAACTTCTCCATCCGAGGAATCTACCACAGGGGATCCTGATGAGAGCACAACTTCTGCTCCAAACGATACTACCACAGAGGATCCTGACGACAGCACAACATCTGCGCCAGACGAAACTACCGCAGAGGATCCTGACGACAGCACAACTTCTGCGCCAGAGGAGACTACAACTGAGGATCCTGACGAGAGCACAACTTCTGCGCCAGACGAAACTACCGCAGAGGATCCTGACGACAGCACCACTTCTGCGCCAGAGGAGACTACAACTGAGGATCCTGACGAGAGCACAACTTCTGCGCCAGACGAAACTACCGCAGAGGATCCTGACGAGAGCACCACTTCTGCTCCAGACGGAACTACCGCAGAGGATCCTGACGAGAGCACAACTTCTGCGCCAGAGGAGACTACAACTGAGGATCCTGACGAGAGCACAACTTCTGCGCCAGACGAAACTACCGCAGAGGATCCTGACGCGAGCACCACTTCTGCTCCAGACGGAACTACCGCAGAGGATCCTGACGAGAGCACAACTTCTGCGCCAGACGAAACTACCGCAGAGGATCCTGACGAGAGCACCACTTCTGCGCCAGAGGAGACTACAACTGAGGATCCTGACGAGAGCACAACTTCTGCGCCAGACGAAACTACCGCAGAGGATCCTGACGAGAGCACAACTTCTGCGCCAGAGGAGACTACAACTGAGGATCCTGACGAGAGCACCACTTCTGCGCCAGACGAAACTACCGCAGAGGATCCTGACGAGAGCACCACTTCTGCGCCAGACGAAACTACCGCAGAGGATCCTGACGAGAGCACAACTTCTGCGCCAGAGGAGACTACAACTGAGGATCCTGACGAGAGCACCACTTCTGCGCCAGACGAAACTACCGCAGAGGATCCTGACGAGAGCACAACTTCTGCGCCAGAGGAGACTACAACTGAGGATCCTGACGAGAGCACAACTTCTGCGCCAGACGAAACTACCGCAGAGGATCCTGACGAGAGCACCACTTCTGCTCCAGACGAAACTACCGCAGAGGATCCTGACGAGAGCACCACTTCTGCTCCAGACGGAACTACCGCAGAGGATCCTGATGAGAGCACAACTTCTGCGCCAGAGGAGACTACAACTGAGGATCCTGACGAGAGCACAACTTCTGCGCCAGACGAAACTACCGCAGAGGATCCTGACGAGAGCACAACTTCTGCTCCAGACGAAACTACCGCAGAGGATCCTGACGTGAGAACAACTTCTGCTCCAGACGAAACTACCGCAGAGGATCCTGACGAGAGCACCACTTCTGCTCCAGACGGAACTACCGCAGAGGATCCTGACGAGAGCACAACTTCTGCGCCAGAGGAGACTACAACTGAGGATCCTGACGAGAGCACAACTTCTGCGCCAGACGAAACTACCGCAGAGGATCCTGACGCGAGCACCACTTCTGCTCCAGACGGAACTACCGCAGAGGATCCTGACGAGAGCACAACTTCTGCGCCAGAGGAGACTACAACTGAGGATCCTGACGAGAGCACAACTTCTGCGCCAGACGAAACTACCGCAGAGGATCCTGACGAGAGCACAACTTCTGCTCCAGAGGAGACTACAACTGAGGATCCTGACGAGAGCACCACTTCTGCGCCAGACGAAACTACCGCAGAGGATCCTGACGAGAGCACCACTTCTGCGCCAGACGAAACTACCGCAGAGGATCCTGACGAGAGCACAACTTCTGCGCCAGAGGAGACTACAACTGAGGATCCTGACGAGAGCACCACTTCTGCGCCAGACGAAACTACCGCAGAGGATCCTGACGAGAGCACAACTTCTGCGCCAGAGGAGACTACAACTGAGGATCCTGACGAGAGCACAACTTCTGCGCCAGACGAAACTACCGCAGAGGATCCTGACGAGAGCACCACTTCTGCTCCAGACGAAACTACCGCAGAGGATCCTGACGAGAGCACCACTTCTGCTCCAGACGGAACTACCGCAGAGGATCCTGATGAGAGCACAACTTCTGCGCCAGAGGAGACTACAACTGAGGATCCTGACGAGAGCACAACTTCTGCGCCAGACGAAACTACCGCAGAGGATCCTGACGAGAGCACAACTTCTGCTCCAGACGAAACTACCGCAGAGGATCCTGACGTGAGAACGACTTCTGCTCCAGACGAAACTACCGCAGAGGATCCTGACGAGAGCACCACTTCTGCTCCAGACGGAACTACCGCAGAGGATCCTGATGAGAGCACAACTTCTGCGCCAGAGGAGACTACAACTGAGGATACTGACGAGAGCACAACTTCTGCGCCAGAGGAGACTACAACTGAGGATCCTGACGAGAGCACAACTTCTGCGCCAGAGGAGACTACAACTGAGGATCCTGACGAGAGCACAACTTCTGCGCCAGAGGAGACTACAACTGAGGATACTGACGAGAGCACAACTTCTGCGCCAGACGAAACTACCGCAGAGGATCCTGATGAGAGCACAACTTCTGCGCCAGAGGAGACTACAACTGAGGATCCTGACGAGAGCACAACTTCTGCGCCAGACGAAACTACCGCAGATGATCCTGACGAGAGCACCACTTCTGCTCCAGACGGAACTACCGCAGAGGATCCTGACGAGAGCACAACTTCTGCGGCAGAGGAGACTACAACTGAGGATCCTGACGAGAGCACAACTTCTGCGCCAGACGAGACTACAACTGAGGATCCTGACGAGAGCACAACTTCTGCGCCAGACGAAACTACCGCAGAGGATCCTGATGAGAGCACAACTTCTGCGCCAGAGGAGACTACAACTGAGGATCCTGACGAGAGCACAACTTCTGCGCCAGACGAAACTACCGCAGAGGATCCTGACGAGAGCACCACTTCTGCTCCAGACGGAACTACCGCAGAGGATCCTGACGAGAGCACAACTTCTGCGCCAGAGGAGACTACAACTGAG GATCCTGACGAGAGCACAACTTCTGCGCCAGACGAAACTACCGCAGATGATCCTGACGAGAGCACCACTTCTGCTCCAGACGGAACTACCGCAGAGGATCCTGACGAGAGCACAACTTCTGCGGCAGAGGAGACTACAACTGAGGATCCTGACGAGAGCACAACTTCTGCGCCAGACGAAACTACCGCAGAGGATCCTGACGAGAGCACAACTTCTGCGCCAGAGGAGACTACAACTGAGGATCCTGACGAGAGCACAACTTCTGCGCCAGACGAAACTACCGCAGAGGATCCTGACGAGAGCACCACTTCTGCTCCAGACGGAACTACCGCAGAGGATCCTGACGAGAGCACAACTTCTGCGCCAGAGGAGACTACAACTGAGGATCCTGACGAGAGCACAACTTCTGCGCCAGACGAAACTACCGCAGAGGATCCTGACGAGAGCACCACTTCTGCTCCAGACGAAACTACCGCAGAGGATCCTGACGAGAGCACAACTTCTGCGCCAGAGGAGACTACAACTGAGGATCCTGACGAGAGCACAACTTCTGCGCCAGAGGAGACTACAACTGAGGATCCTGACGAGAGCACAACTTCTGCGCCAGAGGAGACTACAACTGAGGATCCTGACGAGAGCACAACTTCTGCGCCAGAGGAGACTACAACTGAGGATCCTGACGAGAGCACCACTTCTGCGCCAGAGCAGACTTCAACCGAGGATCCTGAAGAGAGCACAACTTCTGCTCCAGACGAAACTACCGCAGAGGATCCTGACGAGAGCACAACTTCTGTTCCAGACGAAACTACCGCAGAGGATCCTGACGAGAGCACAACTTCTGTTCCAGACGAAACTACCGCAGAGGATCCTGACGAGAGCACAACTTCTGCGCCAGAGCAGACTTCAACCGAGGATCCTGAAGAGAGCACAACTTCTGCTCCAGACGAAACTACCGCAGAG GATCCTGACGAGAGCACAACTTCTGTTCCAGACGAAACTACCGCAGAGGATCCTGACGAGAGCACAACTTCTGCGCCAGAGGAGACTACAACTGAGGATCCTGACGAGAGAACAACTTCTTCGCCAGACGAAACTACCGCAGAGGATCCTGACGAGAGAACTACTTCTGCTCCAGACGAAACTACCGCACAGGATCCTGACGAGAGCACCACTTCGGCACCAGAGGAGAGTACCACCGAGGATCCTGATGAGAGCACAACTTCTGCGCCTGAAGAGACTACTACGGCAGCATCGGATTCAACAAAACCAGAGCAGAGCACCGCTTCTGCGCCAACGGAGACTACTACATTAGCACCATATGAGAGTACATCGTCAGCGCCAGAGGAGTCTTCTACAGCGGGACAGGATTCTACAGAGCCGGGGCAGACCACTACTTTGGTGCCAGAGGAGTCTCCGACCACGCGATCGACTAGTTCCTCTTCCGGTTCCGAAACCACGTCCATACCCGATACGTCGACTTCCTCACTACCACCGCTGTCGTGTAGTAGCGGGTATCCTTACCTGCCGTACCCATCCGATTGTCGCAAGTTTATCCAGTGCAGTGGGAATGTCGAGTACATAAAGGAGTGTCCACCTACACTCTATTGGGACTATAAAAATCTCGTCTGTGTCCCAGATAGCAGCGGGTGTTATGGCGATGAAGGAATCCACGAGAAGCCCGCGGAAAATGTGTGTAGCGGGGGAGCATCATATGTACCTGATCCAAGCGACTGCACAAAGTTCGTCCAATGCAGCAATGGCCAGCCATTCTATCTACAATGTTCTCCGAACCTGTACTGGGATCCCATACTCAATGTCTGCGGCTGGTCGGATGAATACTGTCATAAGGATAAACTTATCGATGTAAAGGTCTGTGATGCGCCAGGCATGAAATATGACCAGTTCCCAGGCGATTGTTCGAGGTACATTAAGTGTTCTGAATCGGGAGGAATCCTGATGAGCTGTAATCTTGGACTATTCTGGAATCCCATTGAAAACGTCTGCGAAAAGTCGAAGAGGTTCTGCAATTGA